A single region of the Salvia miltiorrhiza cultivar Shanhuang (shh) chromosome 8, IMPLAD_Smil_shh, whole genome shotgun sequence genome encodes:
- the LOC130996694 gene encoding casparian strip membrane protein 1-like, with product MEKGEAKAINIAEISREMEGKSALLAGAGASAFKRSVAIFDLILRISAAVAALAATITMGTTEQTLPFFTQFFQFTASYEDLPAFTFFVIALSISTGYLVLSVPFSVVCVVQPLHTGPRLLLIFCDTLTLILATSAAASSAAIVYLAHNGNSDANWLPLCQQFGDFCQRISGAVVAGFIAVALLLIMMVLSALALRNH from the exons ATGGAGAAAGGTGAGGCGAAGGCGATCAATATCGCCGAAATAAGCAGAGAAATGGAAGGAAAATCAGCCCTTCTAGCAGGTGCGGGAGCCTCCGCTTTCAAGAGGAGCGTCGCGATTTTCGACCTGATCCTCCGCATAAGCGCCGCCGTGGCTGCTTTGGCCGCCACCATCACCATGGGAACCACCGAGCAAACTCTGCCCTTCTTCACACAGTTCTTCCAGTTCACAGCCAGCTACGAAGATCTCCCCGCATTCAC ATTCTTCGTCATAGCTTTGTCAATTTCTACTGGCTACCTTGTTCTGTCAGTGCCTTTCTCAGTAGTTTGCGTTGTTCAACCCCTTCATACGGGGCCCAGGCTTCTCTTGATTTTCTGTGATACA TTGACACTGATTTTGGCTACATCGGCGGCGGCTTCCTCGGCGGCCATAGTGTACCTTGCCCACAACGGAAACTCCGACGCCAATTGGCTGCCGTTGTGTCAGCAGTTTGGTGATTTCTGCCAGAGGATCAGCGGAGCGGTGGTGGCCGGATTCATTGCGGTGGCGCTACTCCTCATCATGATGGTGCTTTCCGCTCTCGCCCTAAGAAACCATTGA